In Schistocerca cancellata isolate TAMUIC-IGC-003103 chromosome 7, iqSchCanc2.1, whole genome shotgun sequence, a genomic segment contains:
- the LOC126092400 gene encoding general transcription factor II-I repeat domain-containing protein 2-like, with protein sequence MVSITTDGDRAFCGKNKGMVKLLKNKLQAEDTDSDILDFHSILHQESLCKTALDLKHVVDPVAGLVNTIRARQFKSLLEEVGAEHEDVIYHNSVRWLSLGEVLKRVWALQDEIILFLDTKEISNDFVAKIGCEEWRYDMMFAADIFEKLNELNVTLQGKGLFAHEMWTHVKAFKTKLDLFARQANEGKFCNFPLLGKQKVPGSVSANIRDYLQSLEAEFTTRFQDFVKIEP encoded by the coding sequence ATGGTAAGCATTACAACAGATGGAGACAGAGCATTCTGTGGGAAAAATAAAGGTATggtgaaacttttaaaaaacaagTTACAAGCCGAAGACACAGACAGTGATATTTTGGattttcattccattttacatcaggAAAGCCTCTGCAAGACTGCACTAGACTTAAAGCATGTGGTAGATCCTGTTGCTGGTCTTGTGAACACAATCAGAGCAAGACAGTTCAAATCTCTTCTTGAGGAGGTGGGGGCAGAACATGAAGATGTAATTTACCATAACAGTGTGAGGTGGTTGAGCTTGGGTGAAGTATTAAAAAGAGTCTGGGCATTAcaggatgaaattattttatttctggacACTAAGGAGATATCTAATGATTTTGTTGCAAAAATAGGATGTGAAGAGTGGAGATATGATATGATGTTTGCAGCtgatatttttgaaaaactgaatgagctgAATGTGACATTGCAGGGAAAGGGGTTGTTTGCTCATGAAATGTGGACACATGTcaaagcatttaaaacaaaactagaTCTGTTTGCAAGGCAAGCAAATGAAGGTAAATTTTGTAATTTCCCTTTATTAGGGAAACAGAAAGTACCTGGAAGTGTTTCAGCTAACATTAGGGATTATCTGCAGAGTTTAGAGGCTGAGTTTACTACAAGATTTCAGGATTTTGTGAAAATTGAGCCTTAG